One segment of Bacteroides sp. AN502(2024) DNA contains the following:
- a CDS encoding helix-turn-helix domain-containing protein: MNETIHDRIGALVQEYGNGKNTVFANKIGVSEGNIRGYIKGIMPKADVLEKIVRILDVNAMWLLTGIGHMRVSNLDINAPVLVSDNDKLAPVLQQFDVFIQKKDAQIVQQAEEIGRLRERIAQMQQRFEKNATNANTDTIANVG, from the coding sequence ATGAACGAAACAATTCACGATAGAATCGGGGCGTTAGTCCAAGAATATGGCAATGGGAAGAATACCGTATTCGCCAATAAAATAGGTGTAAGTGAAGGAAATATACGCGGTTATATCAAAGGTATCATGCCTAAAGCAGATGTCCTTGAGAAAATCGTGAGAATACTCGATGTTAATGCTATGTGGCTACTCACAGGCATTGGACACATGCGTGTGAGTAATTTAGATATAAATGCACCTGTACTTGTTTCAGATAATGATAAACTTGCTCCCGTTCTACAACAGTTTGATGTGTTTATCCAAAAAAAAGACGCTCAAATTGTACAGCAAGCAGAAGAAATTGGTCGGTTACGTGAGCGCATAGCCCAAATGCAACAGCGTTTTGAAAAAAATGCAACCAATGCGAACACCGATACTATTGCCAATGTCGGCTAA